In Vigna angularis cultivar LongXiaoDou No.4 chromosome 8, ASM1680809v1, whole genome shotgun sequence, the DNA window tgaagccttatggtcagaccgctctctgcctgcttccttaagcctcacttatatactatgtcttactttctgaagccttatggtcagacccctctctgcctgcttctataaaacttacgaatcatatgtttatgtcaaagccttatggtcagaacactttctgcctgctttcataaacctcaagtgttactttgctcataccaaactctcatggtataactcgaacaaactactcccggtagtaaacatcatttcataagtaatgatttctcatatccaccccaacatttcataaaaccaacaatttataccctcttatccacctaactcaatcatgttcattctttaatcatgaattcataatcacccgttttggtatcaataaatcaaacatattgccagatatcatacttcatattataaactcattttgcccataacgagtataactcaacatattttcaccaaacaaagatcatggatcaaccaaaatatatcaacatatcttaagaactacatattaaagtctgggctcaatgtaatgataaataaaatatatatgaaatttttaccatgataatattatgcatctacaatcaatttgttttattttattttcatcctattatagatttttctttaccccaattggtcaccggagaggacccagatgtctgaacgcatcaaactcaccttcgacgccagcacatatgactagtcacaactgactggaccaggccagggctgctctatgatcagggatgtgccaactcaggtttttaaggttcctctatcctaccaacaaagggaggtcctcaataattaacaatttatttatttaatttatctaccttattttcttatgctctaaatcttaaaatgcttaattttacttcctctcaccaCAACCTCAACcagtatctgtatatctatttaatacccatatacaagttattacagaacccttattcCAAACCtcccaacaagatcaatttcagccaacaaactcattcaataaattcatcacaataaacatccataatagaattcatacaagataattataaacaattaacaataataaaacattacaataaatggtcatagaagaatacaatatttgacaatcataaaaataatcttaatataaaaattcatggggaaacaagaagttgaatctggcagagccggttagacaacttttaatccatccaaaaatacaatataattaaataacaagaacaataacatgtatggggaaataagaagttgaatctggcagagccggttagacaacttttaatccatccaaaaatacaatataattaaataacaagaacaataacatgtatggggaaataagaagttgaatctggcagagccggttagacaacttctaatccttccaaaaatgcaataaaataaataagtaaagcaataaatagtttggggaaacaagaagctgaatctggcagagccggttagacaacttctaatccttccaaaagtgcaataaaataaataactgaagcaatagaaagtttggggaaataagaaattgaatctggcagagccggttagacaatttctaatccttccaaaatacaataaaaataaataaggaaaacaatagaatgtttggggaaacaataaattgaatctggcagagccggttagacagtttctaatccttccaaaatacaaaaataaacaactaataacatacaaatggcataacataatcaatatcacgttttacaactatcacactcggatattaacacaaaaacatactctcatttaaattcaaaatcatacagaaacaaaatactccataatcaagatttaagatcagacaaaagcaaaatatagcatattcaaggcttaagataatacaaaaggagatactcaaggttagcttcccttacctctattacagacttaatctcctcgccctctgaaaacttccagaatatcccctttgcaaaatttgaaattcttccaactctcttctctcaaaaattttctaagttctttggtgtaaattttcagcctccccccttggctatttatagcaaaaaaatttactattcatttttactattcattttaactattcattttttttattcattttactattacaaaaataattttttatttgcaatttgataaattctgatctcaaagctacgtggaacacttatcctttccaaaaatatttttattttattatttttttttttatttatttttttttttttactattcactttttactattcactttttactattcacaatttactattcatttttttttatctagtattttaacttacaaatattttcaaggatcttacaatctccccaacaacaattattttcgccctcgaaaattatttatttaaataaagactatctaacaaaagattacttacaaaagagatatggatattcctttatcataaattcttccaattcccaagtcatttcctgTGTGTCTTCATTCCAAAGTACTTTTACTGTGCGAATATCTTTCCCTCttagctttttcatttgaacatctagtatacgcactggtccaacttccattgttaaattttccttgacctgaatttcatcaacttctaacacatgctttggatctggaatatacttcctcagttgggatacatgaaaaacgttATGCAAATTTGCCAATCCAGGTGGTAATGCTACCTCATAAGCCACTGgcccaatctttttgagaatttgatacggtccgagaaattttggtgtcagtttcctcatcttgatagctctcccgactcctgtagttggtgttactcgtaagaatacatgatctccttcttcaaattctaatggtcttcttcttttgtcggcatatgacttttgtctactttgagttgctttcatccgatcttggattaattttattttttctgtagttcgctgtaatagctcgggtcccactgttagtgcttccccatcttgaaaccaacacaacggggttctacatcttcttccatataaagcttcatatggtggcataccaatactggaatgataactgttgttgtaagtaaattctactaatggtagtatctcattccaacttccaagatgatctaatacacaagttcttagcaaatcctccaaagactgaatagtcctttctgtttgaccatcagtctgagggtgataagccgaactcatcctcaactgcgttcccagagccttctgtagcgtctgccaaaaccttgaagtaaacctcggatctctgtctgacacaatgcttgtaggtattccatgcaacctcactacttccctgatgtataactccgtcagcttttctagagacatacgttgattaatgggcaaaaagtgagcgctcttggttagtctatcaacgataacccagatagaatcgtgaccttttgatgattttggtaaatgtgttacaaagtccatcgagatattgtcccacttccattgaggaatgtctaactgtcgtaacatccctcccggtttttgatgctccacttttgccttctgacacaccaagcaggctgctacaaactcggccacatccctcttcattccattccaccaaaatgactctttcaggtccttatacatcttagtcatacctggatgtatgctaagacgacttttatggccttcgtctaaaattaaatgttttaatttactCTTTGCAGGTATACACACTCTGTTCTTAAATCGAAGGATGCCATCTTTACTTAGAACGAAGTCCTTAGCTTGATCGGTGTCCAACAACCTGATCTTTTGctgcaactcttgatccatcgactgctcaaccttcacttgttctaagaagtcactagtgattactaaatgaccacaccatatatgatctggggttaactgcaaccccaagttcatatcacgtAACTTTTCTAACAGTTCTAACTCCTTCACCATCATTGTCGCTATTTGAGCTTgtctcctactcaatgcatctgccaccacattggcttttcctgggtgatataaaagctcgaaatcatagtccttcatatattccatccatcttctttgtcgcatgttcagctccttttgatcgaacaaatactttagactcttatggtcactaaaaacttggaaacttgccccatagaggtagtgtctccatgtctttaatgcaaatactactgctacaagttctatgtcatgcgttgggtagttcttctcatgcgcctttagctgcctagatgcataagctacaggtctccttccttgcattaggacgcaccccaatccttgatatgacgcatcgcagtacacctcaaaagatttgctagagtctggaatgattaatactggtgctgacgttagtcgttgcttcatatcctcaaaactggcttcgcacttgtcagtccacagaaatggttgatctttacgagttaactgagttagaggacctacaatcttggaaaacccttcaacaaaacgtcggtaataaccggctaatcctacaaaacttcgtacttcagttacagttttcggccgctcccactttagcacagcttccacctttgctggatccactgagattccttgagcagaaatcacatgacccaaaaattgtactttctctatccagaactcacactttgacagtttcccatacagttgatgttttcttaaaatttccaacgccaccctcaagtgttctgcatgcttttccttattctctgaatagataagaatatcgtctataaatactaccacgaacttatctaaacatgaccgaaatattctgttcatgtagtccataaaaatcgctggagcattcgtcacgccaaacggcattaccacgtactcaaagtgtccgtagcgagatctgaaagccgtcttttgcacatcttccgtcttgaccagaatctgatggtacccagatctgagatcaatttttgaaaacacctctgctcctctcaactgatctaatagatcatcgattcttggcaaaggatatttgttctttattgtaaccttgttcagctgtcgataatccacgcacaaccttgaacttccatccttcttcttcaccagcaatacaggagctccccatggagacacacttggacggataaacttcttctccagcagatcttcgatttgctttttcaactctaCTAGTTCGGCAGGAGCCATTCGGTATGGAGCCATAGAAACTGGGCCAGCTCCGGGCATTAGATCTATTGTGAAATCGATCTCTCGACTAGGTGGTAAACCTGGTACTTGttctggaaaaacatcaacatattcttctaccacaggtattccgatgatttgttcttcagtattctctcttttctcctgagctaacaccacatagcaggtagctccatctttgatatCCTTCGCAACTACTCGAGTTGAGCTTAGTTCTAAatcgttcaaatttagaaactctatcttttgtttcccacaatcaataagaacatgattggcagtcaaccaatccattcccaaaataatgtctagattttgaaggggtaagcagatcaagttcactttgaacttgcgtcctgcaatttggatcgggcatccgacacagactgaactggtcgtaactggtcccgatgctggtgtagaaactactaattcacaccctagatcaagcatcggtaatccgagtctttctaaacatgctagggatataaaggagtgtgtggctccagagtcaaacaaaacatatacgcattctcctaacaacatacaGGTGTGTAAAATTAATGTACCTGGCTTAGTAGCCTCTTCTGCAGACATTGCGAATACTCTTCCTGTTGCCTGGGGCTTTACTTCagcagaatcttgttgttgtggttctcccaccttctttttctttggacaaacattagcaaagtgtcccggatcattgcagatgaaacatctcttcccttcaactttttccccaataagtttagggcagtcacgtctgaaatgtgcccctccacactcaaaacacttcactgttcctcgatatgataattgtggtttttcataaggttttttgttgaatttcattgaagattctcccttggcaagtctggaaactctacttggatcaaactccaataattctatcattctggctttctctaccaatgctggaaactcttgtatttccaatggcataagtaccttcttcagttcatgccttagtcctccctcgaattttcgacatctccattcttctgtgatattctgagtataaaacctcgagagataattaaattttactacgtactcttgtactgataacctcctttgttgtaaggtcagaaactccgcctcccttgcaaattttgcactgtttggaaaatatttttccaagaaccttatcttaaagttctcccaattcacagcctcaccacgaaccgtcatcaactgttgcatactttcccaccaatattcagcctcacccaccaaaagaaatgatgcataagttaatttttgttcttctgagcaAGTTATTACCCGGAAAATCTTCTCATTCTGCCTTAGCCAAGAGTCAGCCTCATCAGGAGTAGCAtccccattaaatttagttggatcatgccttaaaaagtcattcaagctagaatgattttgaggtgcttgatcaacttgttgttgttgcatctttgtcgagttttaaatgatttctcttcaaaaagataacaatacaatttagcatatgatatcaatttcctccaatagtcattttcatcataacaattaatagttttactaagaataataatttcactccccatagtcccaaaatactttcgaaaaccattgctctgataccataatgtaacacccaaacattttaaagggtattactgatagtagagactaaattaatttgatacctcatataaacaatcaaactttatttcaattactccaaagtacaataccaaacttacaaactttaaacaatatagtctacaccgttgacatttcaacttttaaattttacacaacataatcttcccaatacaaatttattctttttacaaaaatccctgaaaggttttccccgcatctctctcatctctaagctttatcaaccacatctgcaacattatctaatcacatataacatgagttatatgatcatagcacaaacaaataagggtaagccaaccatatcataaaatcattaaacttgtaataaaaatattataatcatgtatttctgcaattgataaaatatcattattccgatgtcattaattcatcattatcaaaatcatctttctcatttccataaatcttacaagtgttccatgcttactcatgaagccttatggtcagaccgctctctgcctgcttccttaagcctcacttatatactatgtcttactttctgaagccttatggtcagacccctctctgcctgcttctataaaacttacgaatcatatgtttatgtcaaagccttatggtcagaacactttctgcctgctttcataaacctcaagtgttactttgctcataccaaactctcatggtataactcgaacaaactactcccggtagtaaacatcatttcataagtaatgatttctcatatccaccccaacatttcataaaaccaacaattcataccctcttatccacctaactcaatcatgttcattctttaatcatgaattcataatcacccgttttggtatcaataaatcaaacatattgccagatatcatacttcatattataaactcattttgcccataacgagtataactcaacatattttcaccaaacaaagatcatggatcaaccaaaatatatcaacatatcttaagaactacatattaaagtctgggctcaatgtaatgataaataaaatatatatgaaatttttaccatgataatattatgcatctacaatcaatttgttttattttattttcatcctattatagatttttctttaccccaattggtcaccggagaggacccagatgtctgaacgcatcaaactcaccttcgacgccagcacatatgactagtcacaactgactggaccaggccagggctgctctatgatcagggatgtgccaactcaggtttttaaggttcctctatcctaccaacaaagggaggtcctcaataattaacaatttatttatttaatttatctaccttattttcttatgctctaaatcttaaaatgcttaattttacttcctctcaccaCAACCTCAACcagtatctgtatatctatttaatacccatatacaagttattacagaacccttattcCAAACCtcccaacaagatcaatttcagccaacaaactcattcaataaattcatcacaataaacatccataatagaattcatacaagataattataaacaattaacaataataaaacattacaataaatggtcatagaagaatacaatatttgacaatcataaaaataatcttaatataaaaattcatggggaaacaagaagttgaatctggcagagccggttagacaacttttaatccatccaaaaatacaatataattaaataacaagaacaataacatgtatggggaaataagaagttgaatctggcagagccggttagacaacttttaatccatccaaaaatacaatataattaaataacaagaacaataacatgtatggggaaataagaagttgaatctggcagagccggttagacaacttctaatccttccaaaaatgcaataaaataaataagtaaagcaataaatagtttggggaaacaagaagctgaatctggcagagccggttagacaacttctaatccttccaaaagtgcaataaaataaataactgaagcaatagaaagtttggggaaataagaaattgaatctggcagagccggttagacaatttctaatccttccaaaatacaataaaaataaataaggaaaacaatagaatgtttggggaaacaataaattgaatctggcagagccggttagacaatttctaatccttccaaaatacaaaaataaacaactaataacatacaaatggcataacataatcaatatcacgttttacaactatcacactcggatattaacacaaaaacatactctcatttaaattcaaaatcagaaacaaaatactccataatcaagatttaagatcagacaaaagcaaaatatagcatattcaaggcttaagataatacaaaaggagatactcaaggttagcttcccttacctctattacagacttaatctcctcgccctctgaaaacttccagaatatcccctttgcaaaatttgaaattcttccaactctcttctctcaaaaattttctaagttctttggtgtaaattttcagcctccccccttggctatttatagcaaaaaaatttactattcatttttactattcattttaactattcattttttttattcattttactattacaaaaataattttttatttgcaatttgataaattctgatctcaaagctacgtggaacacttatcctttccaaaaatatttttattttattattttttttttatttattttttttttttttactattcactttttactattcactttttactattcacaatttactattcattttttttttttatctagtattttaacttacaaatattttcaaggatcttacaccCGCCACTAATATGACGTGTAacgaatttaaaatttgaatttcgcGGGGCTTTAAACGTCCGTTCCCAGggctcggacgtctataatttTATCAACGTCCGTCCCAAGACGGACGTCTAAAATTCTGATGAAACCCTAAAACGATTCAACTACATGTCagtcctctgaacgtccgtcctgaggggcgcggacgtctataacattatagacgtccgcgcccctcaggacggacgttcagaggactGAAAGTAACTACCACCCCAGCCACTCTGTCagtcctctgaacgtccgtcctggagggggacggacgtccatatataatggacgtccgtccccctccaggacggacgttcaagaggctgatgGGTTgtactaccctgtcagcctcttgaacgtccgtcctggagggggacggacgtccatataaaatagacgttcgtccccctccaggacggacgttcaagagactgaggGGTTgtactaccctgtcagcctcttgaacgtccgtcctggagggggacggacgtccatataaAATAGACGtgcgtccccctccaggacggacgttcaagagactgaggGGTTGTACAACCCTGTCAGTCGcgtgaacgtccgtcctggagggggacggacgtccaggacggacgttcaagagactgacatctcagtctcttgaacgtccgtcctggagggggacggacgtctattatatatggacgtccgtccctctccaggacggacgttcaagaggctgatgGGGTCAcaccctgtcagcctcttgaacgtccgtcctggaaagggacggacgtctactatattatagacgtccggctccctctaggacggacgtctacacactcaattatttacaCTCAATTATGAAGCTCTAGAAGAGAAATTTGAGGTGaacaattttttacatttattccTTTTGGGTTTCTCTAACAGTTTTTACATTTATTCCTTCTTAGTTTTGCAAAGGGTTGCCAATGCTTGAACCCAGTGAAGTAAAATGTGCAGGAAAAGTTGCAGATTGGCTAGCTGAGGGGCTTCAACCTTTGCTACCAGAGAAGGTTGAAGCCAACTTGGAGAAATTGGCAGTATCAGGTCATAGTAAGGGTGGAAAGACAGCATTTTGTGTTGCACTTGGCTATTCAAAAACCAAGGTAAAATTTTCAGCACTGGTGGGCATAGACCCTGTGGCTGGAATATCTAAGTGTTGTGAAACAAATCCTCATATTCTGAAGGGAGTGCCAGGATCCTTGAATTTGAACATGCCTGTTGCTGTGATTGGTTCTGGGCTGGGTCCCAAGAAGAGTAATTGTTGCACTCCACCTTGTGCTCCTGATGGGATGAACCATAAGGAGTTTTTCAAGGAGTGCAAACCACCTTGTGCAAATTTCGTGGTGGCAAGGTATGGTCACATGGACATGTTGGACGATGAAACAGCAGGAGTAATTGGGAAATTATTGTCAAAATGTGCGTGCAAGAATGGATCAGGTCCTAGGGATTTGATGAGAAGAACCA includes these proteins:
- the LOC108345314 gene encoding chlorophyllase-1, which encodes MMMAEGAVPAMETTEVFEKGDIQWKQLKVDASSVSSSSSSSSPPKPLLIYTPTVPGAYPVILFCHGFFIPNTFYSHLLTHIVSHGFIVVAPQLFCKGLPMLEPSEVKCAGKVADWLAEGLQPLLPEKVEANLEKLAVSGHSKGGKTAFCVALGYSKTKVKFSALVGIDPVAGISKCCETNPHILKGVPGSLNLNMPVAVIGSGLGPKKSNCCTPPCAPDGMNHKEFFKECKPPCANFVVARYGHMDMLDDETAGVIGKLLSKCACKNGSGPRDLMRRTIGGLVVAFLRAQLNDHWKDFDAILGNPNLAPTQLDNMVYIPSS